A single Tachypleus tridentatus isolate NWPU-2018 chromosome 9, ASM421037v1, whole genome shotgun sequence DNA region contains:
- the LOC143225012 gene encoding uncharacterized protein LOC143225012, whose product MEYLSGGPLTDVVTKACMREGEISGVCRKQTLGHVPNSPQAKIKKQVGLALPTGWPQKW is encoded by the exons ATGGAGTATTTGTCAGGTGGGCCTCTGACTGATGTTGTAACCAAAGCTTGCATGAGAGAAGGGGAAATATCAGGAGTTTGTAGAAAA CAGACTTTGGGTCATGTGCCCAACTCACCCCaggctaaaataaaaaaacaagtaggATTGGCACTCCCAACTGGATGGCCCCAGAAGTGGTGA